TCTGGGATGTATTGCTAATGAGGCCCAGTGACTTCCCACGCGCTGTATGCTTCTCAAGGCTCGGTATCCAAGAATATCGAGCCTTCCCATGAAGGTGCCCATGTCCCTCTTCCGTCAGTTGTTCGCCGCGACCCTCCTCGCCGCCTCCGTGGCCTCCGCTGAAGCCCCGAACGCGAGCTACGAGGCGTCCTCCAGCCAGGCCATGCCTGGCCCCCTCTGTCATGAGAGCATTTGCGAGACGGACCAGGACTGCTGGAACGCCTGCTCCAGTGCTCGCACCGCGACCTGCGTCCAGAACACCTGCGAGTTCACCTACACAGGCGGAGGTGGAGGGGGTGGCGGTCCGCTCTGCTTGGAGCAGATCTGCACCGAGCACTGGGAGTGCAACTGCAACGGCATCCCGGGCTACTGCGGCTCGGACTGGACCTGCCACTTCTGACGCCCAAGGACGCGAAGCGCGTCACTGCGCGCGCGGCGGACCGAACCAACGGGTCAGGGCCTCACGCAGGCCCGGGTCCGTGCCCTGTCCGACCCACGCGACGTGCCCGTCCGGCCGGATCAGCACCGCGAAGGGCGCCGTGACCGCGCCGAGCACCGGGAGCTCCCACTCTCCCGTGTAGCGAGCCGTCACGCTCCGGACCCGGTCCGCCCAGGGCGTGATGTCGAGCGTGCCTGGCTCGCCCAGGTCGAGCAGCACGGGCCTCGCGTCGTGCAACAGGTGGAACACGCGCCGGGGGCCGTCTGCGGTGAGCAGGTCGAGGTCCGGCATGCGGCGCCCGAGCAGCGGGTGTCCGCTTCCCAGGTCGTAGTGGACGTCCAGCCCCGACATCATCGCCGCGTACTGCTTGCGGGGCCCGTCCATCCGCAGCAGCTCCGCCAGCGTCTCGCGCACGGCGTCCATCCGCGCGTCACCGCGGCTCAGCGCGGTCTGCGCCAGGGTCTTTTGCAGCGCACGGGCCGCGATGGGGTGCCGCTCGGCCTGGTACGTGTCGAGCAGGCTCTCCGGCGAGACGCCGCGCACGACCTGGGCCAGCTTCCACCCCAGGTTCACGGCATCCTGCACGCCCAGGTTGAGCCCCTGTCCGCCCATGGGCGAGTGGATGTGGGCCGCGTCCCCGGCCAGGAGCACCCGCCGGTCCCGGTAGGACGCCGCCTGCCGCGCCATGTCGGTGAACCTGGAGAGGTACGTGGCGCTCCGCAGGCCGTAGTCCGTCCCGTAGAGCGCGACCAGTCCTTCGCGCAGGGTCTCCAGGGTCGGCGCGTCGCCCGTATTGACCTGCTCCTCTCGCAGCACGACACCCACGCGGCCGTCCTCCATCGGGCCCATGGCGTAGGTGCCCTTCTCATCCCGGCGGATGCCGAACGCTGGCGCTCCAGTCATCTCCAC
The sequence above is drawn from the Corallococcus sp. NCRR genome and encodes:
- a CDS encoding FAD-dependent monooxygenase, whose product is MHTDVMTQHAVVIAGGGPTGLMLAAELALARVDVAIIERRASQEVAGSRSRGLHARSLEVLDQRGVAERFTSQGKAVQNVAFGQTLLDLSDFPTRHNHGLALLQERFERILAEWVGELAVPIYRACEVTGFTQDDTGVDVALSDGRALRALYLVGCDGGRSLVRKMAGIGFPGWDASISYLIAEVEMTGAPAFGIRRDEKGTYAMGPMEDGRVGVVLREEQVNTGDAPTLETLREGLVALYGTDYGLRSATYLSRFTDMARQAASYRDRRVLLAGDAAHIHSPMGGQGLNLGVQDAVNLGWKLAQVVRGVSPESLLDTYQAERHPIAARALQKTLAQTALSRGDARMDAVRETLAELLRMDGPRKQYAAMMSGLDVHYDLGSGHPLLGRRMPDLDLLTADGPRRVFHLLHDARPVLLDLGEPGTLDITPWADRVRSVTARYTGEWELPVLGAVTAPFAVLIRPDGHVAWVGQGTDPGLREALTRWFGPPRAQ